DNA sequence from the Paenibacillus physcomitrellae genome:
ATTCAGCTGTATTAGACTTCGCGAACATGAGCATTAATCTGCTCACTACTCCAGCCGCAGAGGAACTGATAGCTCCCGAAACGGTTGCAAGTAGAGAAGCCGGGTCGCGGTTCCAGTTCACTATCCAAATAGATCATGTGGATGCAATCTGCGAACAATTGAAAGAACGTGGTGTCGCTCTTCTTAACGGTCCGATGAACCGGCCTTGGGGAATACGCACCGCAAGCTTTGCCGATCCAAGTGGACATATTTGGGAGATGGCGCA
Encoded proteins:
- a CDS encoding VOC family protein; the protein is MEILGSLSVNVITLFVEDLPASKRFYQEVFGLSPVYEDDNSAVLDFANMSINLLTTPAAEELIAPETVASREAGSRFQFTIQIDHVDAICEQLKERGVALLNGPMNRPWGIRTASFADPSGHIWEMAQQLN